One window of the Trifolium pratense cultivar HEN17-A07 linkage group LG2, ARS_RC_1.1, whole genome shotgun sequence genome contains the following:
- the LOC123908929 gene encoding protein spotted leaf 11-like isoform X1, whose amino-acid sequence MEGRPNSQNPLFVNLASGERLTMSEETTRAIVGHGGVPPLIELCQVGDSVSQSAAACTLKNISAVPEVRNVLAEEGVVKVMINLLCNGILLGTKEYAAECLQNLTASNESLRKSVISEGGVQSLLAYLDGPLPQESAVGALRNLVGSVPEETLVSVRILPCLVHVLKSGSLGAKQGAVSVICKICSTIEMKKMLGEVGCIPLLINMLEAKANTAKELAAQAIASLMILSENRREVKKDDKSVPNLVQLLDPSQQNTAKKYAVCCLASLSSSKKSKKLMISYGAIGYLKKLIEMEIPGAKKLLERLERGKLRSLFSRK is encoded by the exons ATGGAGGGTAGACCAAACAGTCAAAATCCATTGTTCGTGAACTTAGCTTCAGGGGAA AGGCTGACGATGTCGGAGGAAACAACTCGTGCTATTGTTGGACATGGAGGGGTTCCTCCGTTAATCGAGCTTTGTCAGGTTGGTGATTCTGTTTCACAATCTGCAGCAGCTTGTACTTTGAAGAATATCTCGGCTGTTCCGGAAGTGAGAAATGTTTTGGCTGAAGAAGGTGTTGTTAAGGTTATGATCAATCTACTCTGCAATGGAATTTTGTTAGGTACTAAAGAGTATGCTGCTGAATGTTTGCAGAATCTCACTGCAAGCAATGAGAGTCTAAGAAAATCGGTTATATCAGAAGGCGGTGTTCAGAGTCTTTTAGCTTATCTTGATGGTCCACTTCCTCAAGAATCTGCAGTTGGTGCATTGAGGAATCTCGTCGGTTCGGTTCCCGAGGAAACATTGGTTTCTGTCAGAATACTTCCTTGCTTAGTTCATGTGTTGAAGTCAGGATCGTTAGGTGCGAAACAAGGCGCAGTGTCGGTTATATGCAAAATTTGCAGCACAATTGAGATGAAGAAAATGTTAGGTGAAGTTGGTTGCATACCTCTATTGATCAACATGCTTGAGGCTAAAGCAAATACTGCTAAAGAACTTGCAGCACAAGCAATTGCAAGCTTGATGATTTTGTCTGAGAATCGAAGAGAAGTTAAGAAAGACGATAAAAGTGTGCCGAATTTGGTTCAATTGCTTGATCCAAGTCAACAAAATACTGCAAAGAAATATGCAGTTTGTTGTCTTGCATCACTTTCTTCATCTAAGAAATCCAAGAAGTTGATGATTTCATATGGAGCAATAGGGTATTTGAAAAAGCTTATTGAGATGGAGATTCCAGGTGCTAAAAAGTTGCTTGAGAGATTGGAAAGAGGGAAACTCAGAAGTTTGTTTAGCAGAAAATAG
- the LOC123908929 gene encoding protein spotted leaf 11-like isoform X2 translates to MSEETTRAIVGHGGVPPLIELCQVGDSVSQSAAACTLKNISAVPEVRNVLAEEGVVKVMINLLCNGILLGTKEYAAECLQNLTASNESLRKSVISEGGVQSLLAYLDGPLPQESAVGALRNLVGSVPEETLVSVRILPCLVHVLKSGSLGAKQGAVSVICKICSTIEMKKMLGEVGCIPLLINMLEAKANTAKELAAQAIASLMILSENRREVKKDDKSVPNLVQLLDPSQQNTAKKYAVCCLASLSSSKKSKKLMISYGAIGYLKKLIEMEIPGAKKLLERLERGKLRSLFSRK, encoded by the coding sequence ATGTCGGAGGAAACAACTCGTGCTATTGTTGGACATGGAGGGGTTCCTCCGTTAATCGAGCTTTGTCAGGTTGGTGATTCTGTTTCACAATCTGCAGCAGCTTGTACTTTGAAGAATATCTCGGCTGTTCCGGAAGTGAGAAATGTTTTGGCTGAAGAAGGTGTTGTTAAGGTTATGATCAATCTACTCTGCAATGGAATTTTGTTAGGTACTAAAGAGTATGCTGCTGAATGTTTGCAGAATCTCACTGCAAGCAATGAGAGTCTAAGAAAATCGGTTATATCAGAAGGCGGTGTTCAGAGTCTTTTAGCTTATCTTGATGGTCCACTTCCTCAAGAATCTGCAGTTGGTGCATTGAGGAATCTCGTCGGTTCGGTTCCCGAGGAAACATTGGTTTCTGTCAGAATACTTCCTTGCTTAGTTCATGTGTTGAAGTCAGGATCGTTAGGTGCGAAACAAGGCGCAGTGTCGGTTATATGCAAAATTTGCAGCACAATTGAGATGAAGAAAATGTTAGGTGAAGTTGGTTGCATACCTCTATTGATCAACATGCTTGAGGCTAAAGCAAATACTGCTAAAGAACTTGCAGCACAAGCAATTGCAAGCTTGATGATTTTGTCTGAGAATCGAAGAGAAGTTAAGAAAGACGATAAAAGTGTGCCGAATTTGGTTCAATTGCTTGATCCAAGTCAACAAAATACTGCAAAGAAATATGCAGTTTGTTGTCTTGCATCACTTTCTTCATCTAAGAAATCCAAGAAGTTGATGATTTCATATGGAGCAATAGGGTATTTGAAAAAGCTTATTGAGATGGAGATTCCAGGTGCTAAAAAGTTGCTTGAGAGATTGGAAAGAGGGAAACTCAGAAGTTTGTTTAGCAGAAAATAG